A stretch of DNA from Maridesulfovibrio sp.:
ATACGGCCTGGGCAAGGATGGTAGCGGTGGTGGTACCGTCACCTGCGATGTCGGAAGTCTTGGAAGCAACTTCCTTGACCATCTGTGCGCCCATGTTTTCGAATTTATCTTTGAGTTCGATTTCCTTGGCTACGGAAACTCCGTCCTTGGTAATGACCGGGGAGCCGAAGGATTTATCCATGACTACGTTGCGGCCTTTGGGTCCGAGAGTAACCTTTACTGCGTTGGCGAGTTTATCCACGCCGAGTTTGAGTTTTTCACGTGCTTTAGCGTCAAAAAGAATCTGTTTAGCCATTTGGTGTTATCTCCTTAAAAGATATGATCTATAAAAAATGTTCAGGCAAAAACCGTATTATTCAACGACAGCAAGAATGTCGTCTTCGCGCATGATCAGGTGGTCCACACCGTCGATGCTGATTTCCGTGCCTGCGTATTTTGCGAAAAGAACAGCATCGCCTTCTTTAATTCCCATGGCGATTCTGGCACCGTCGTCATCGACTTTGCCGGGACCGGCAGCAACGACTTCACCTTTCAAGGGTTTTTCCTTGGCGGAGTCGGGGATGATGATTCCGCCTACAGTTTTTTCTTCCACTTCAAGGCGTCTGACCAGAACGCGGTCATTAAGCGGCTTAAGTTTCATGTGTTGTCCTCCAAAACATATTCAATAACTTTTTTTGATAGGGCGCCCGGCCCTTTCCGTATTTCGACCCGTGTTCAATCATCAGGTAAAATGTCCGGCCGAACGGATTGAATCAAAGTAAGACATTATCCTGAACTGTCAACCACGCCTGTCTTTTTTTTTGCGAAATTAACGAAAGACAGGATCAGGCCAGGTCCTTGGCCACGAAAACCACCCTTCCCAAAGCGGCCCAGCCGCGAAACTCATCCCCTATTTGCAGGCTGATGGTCCTCGGCTCGGAATCCCTGTTGTCCGACACAAGAATGATTTTGCCCGGTTCTTTTGCCACCCTGCGGATAACAATTTCCCTGTCAATGCGGAAGGCGTATATGCGCCCCTCGTACAGCTCCCTTTGAGACTGATCCACAATGATCCCGTCCCCGTCCTCAATTCTCGGGCTCATGGCATCGCCAGTGACGTTGACAAATATCATATCATCCGCAGACCCCATGTCGGCAAGCCGGTCAGCGGCGAATGCAATCCGGCTTTCACTCCCGGAAGGAGTCAGTGACTCGCCGCTCTCGTCCGGACGGGTAATACCCTCCTGAACTGTGGTAAACCCGGTGTTCGGACATTCTGGTGTCCCTCCGGGAAAAACAATACGGGCCCCGACCTCGTCAAGCACTTTTGCCACCACCTGTATGTGCTTGCCTCTTTCCTGCCGGATGTACCTGATGATCTGATTGGGTGCCACTCCGCATGCTTTGGCCATCTGCGTGGGGTTGGTATATTTTTTCCCCGGGCCGATCATACTCTTCAATCCCTCGACCATATCCGTATAAAAACTCATGCTGCCTCCTTGGAAAAATCATGTACACTTTTTTAAAAAAAATGTCGTCATATAGTTTTAAATTGAGTCTATTTATTTAATTTTATACCAATTGGTAAATTTATTTTATTAAATGGCTTGCATTATAGACCGGTAAACAATATTAAGACTCCCGTTGTTATAAGCCGGTTCCACCGGCACGGGTAAAAAACATATCGCAGAACACGTGCGACAACGGATAAAGGAGACATCATGATTTCAGGAGAAGCTTCGATAGGACGAAAGTTTCCTGAACAGGACGAGATGAAAGGTATGTCGGCAGAGAGCCTGCTCAGGATACTGGGAGACGAAGCTGCGGAACGGCTTATGTACTACTGGGGCGGAGCAAGGGTTTCCGTACCGGGCATAAAGGATCTGAGCCGGGTGCGCCTGCGGGAAAGGATACGACAGGCTTATGCCGATGGAGCCACTCCGGCCCAGATTGCGGAAAGGTTCGGGATTTCGGTAAGAACAGCGCAAAGATTGCGGGCGCATCAGACCGACATTGAATGAAAAGCCGAAATGTTATATTATATTATGGTAGAAACATGTATGGAAATACTAATGGTATAAAGTCAGACCACCCGCTATTGTGATATAAGTTTTTGAAAACGCGCATCGACCGGCAGCAACTCGTATCGCGGAACGGTCTGACATGACGGTTCCGGTTGTCATCTCAAGGGACGGCTGTTCCGCCGGTGGAGAAAAAATTGACCCCGGTTTTGGGGCACTTAATATAAATAGCACCTGCTCTGAGTAAAAAAACGGCTTGAAGGAATATGACCAGATTAAAGGCAAAAAAACCTGACGGTTATTTATAATGAATAAAAAGAAATTCCCTGTAATCAAGCGTTTTGCCATACGCTTTCTTCCGGTAGCCGTATTCATCCTCGCCGTTGCTGTAATAGTCCACATCAACCAGCGCGCACAGTATGTGGAAAGTGTCCGAAGTAACGAACTGAGCATGATCTACAGCGACTACATTACCATGACAGGGTGGCTTGAATCCGGCATTGAAGATGTAAGCTTTCTGGCCGGACTGGTGGAAAAAAAGATGTGCCGGGCGGGTGCATCTCCAGCCTGTATGGACGATATTGCGGACACATTCACAACTTTTGCCCAGGAAAACCGCAATTGCGTTCAGGTCCGGCTGCTTTCGTCACAGGGCCAGGAGCTTGTGCGGATCAATGTTGAAGAAGGGAAAGCCAGCCGAGTTGAAAAAAAACAACTTCAGGACAAAAGCGGACGCGATTACTTCCGTGACTCCAAAGGGATAGGGAAAGGAGTTTATGTCTCGGCCTTTGACCTCAACATTGAGTTCGGGAAAATAAGTGAACCGAGGCTCCCCGTAATACGGTTCATGAAAAACATTTTTGGTCGCGAAAACGAACCCCTCGGAGTGCTGGTTATAAACCTCTCCGGCAACAGCCTGCTGGAATTCATCAAAAAAACTTCAGAATCATCTTTCGGCTGGTGCGGGCTGGCCAACAAATCCGGAGGGTGGCTGGTAGCTCCGGAGAGAAGCCTGGACTGGCTTTTTCTATTCGGAGAAAAAAGCGGCTACATGATGGATACATTCCCGCACGAATGGGAACTTATCCGCAAAGGAAATTCAGGACAATTCACGTCCGGCGAAGGGCTTTTCACCTACGACACGGTAAAACCGTCCAGCTTTTCATCCTCTTTCAAACACAATGTGATCTTCAACGAAAACTGGAAAATAATTGGCATGGTAGATGAGAGCAACCTGGTTGCCCCGTTCAGCAATGTCACTATCGCCCTTTTCGGACTTCTTTATCTGATGAGCGGATTTTTTTTCTGGCGGATGACGGTCTCCACGCTCGAAAGCGAAAAAATGCGGGAAGCATTGGAGGAAAGCGAGAGACGGTTTATGGATGTGGCAGATGCTGCGGGAGAATTCATCTGGGAAACAGGGCCCGACGGCTGCTTTGTCTTTGTTACCGGCCGTGCAGGCGATATTCTCGGTTACAGCGCCGAAGAACTCATCGGCAGATCGCCTTTCGACTTTGTTGATGAAGAGTCTTCATGGGAAGTCCGCAAGGAATTTCTCGATGCGGCCCATAACGGCAACAGCTTCAACGGACTGGTTTTCAAATTCGTAAACAGGGAAGGCCGAAAACTCTGGCTGGAATTCAACGGAGTCCCGGTCTTTGACGCACAGGGAACTGTGACCGGTTTTCGCGGAGCGACATCGGACATCACGGCGCAGCAGAAAGCTCTGCAGGACCTGACAGACCGTGAAAACATGCTCCAGAGTATAAGTGATTCGGTTCAGGACGCCCTTGTGCTTATGGATGAAAACGGGCTTGTCCACTTCTGGAATCAGGCCGCTGAAAGTATTTTCGGCTACACATCGGAAGAAATGCTGGGTGAAAGCCTCCGGTGCTGCATTCTCGAAGAAGATAACGAGGATATTTCCGGAACAGAAGAAGGGGCAGACGGAGTTGAAGGACTTTTTTCCCGGCACGGTTCCTTCACCGTTAATGTAAGGCGCAAGACCGGAAAAATTTTTCCCGCCGAAGTCCTTCTCTCCCCGCTTCGCAAGGATGAACAATGGTGGGTTGTGGGAACAATCAGGGATGTAACCGAGCGCAAGGAAGCGGAAGACAAACTCAGAAAACTGGCCACCACCGACCCCCTGACAGGATTGGCCAACCGCCGCCACTTCATGGAAAGCGCCGAAGAAGCTCTTGAGCGCTCCCTCCGTTACGGGCACGAGCTTTCCCTTATGATGATGGACATAGACTTCTTCAAGAACGTCAATGACATGTATGGACATGATGCGGGAGATGATGTCCTCAAAGGTCTGGCAGCAGCCGGACTGAAAATTCTGCGTCAGATAGATGTATTCGGCAGGATAGGAGGAGAGGAATTTTCCATTCTGCTGCCGGATACGGGGCTGGAAGGCGCCAGAATAGTTGCAGAACGACTGCGGCAGGAAATAGAAAAGACAAGAATGATTACCCGTTCCGGAGAACTGACAATCACTGTCAGCATAGGTGTAGCAAACCTGAACGAACAGACCAGGTCCCTTGAACACCTGCTGAAGGCGGCGGATATCGGTCTATATGCCGCAAAGCATGCGGGCAGGAACAGGGTGGAAATACAGATTTCTCCGGACGGTTCCGTTGAAAAAAAATAGCCTCTGGCTGAAGGCGGGCATGAGGAAGGCTGGGTAGTCAGATATCGGCTGCTTAAAAAATATGGAAATTTCTTTTCAGCACAGGGCCGGTCAGTTCATCTTAAAAATCTTTGAATATGATATAGGCGGTACGCCGGGAGCAAAAACTCCGTGCGGCAGCAAGGGTCTCTGTTTTTGCCCCCTGCTGCTGTCTGTTTGTACCATGGTTCTTAATCAAACCCGAATTCAATAGTGAAACCGCCGTGCTCCGTAGTAAAAGGAATGGCCATTACCGGACCGGCTGTAACGTGGGCAATTGTATGGTTGTCACCCATGATAACTGTCGGGGTGGAGCCTTGAAGCTTGTACCCCATCTCGGTGAGCCCGGCACGGGCCTGCCCTGAGACCATATTGGTAATTTCACCAACCGCATCCTTTACATCCTGAACGATATCCTGAATATCATCACCGAGCATATTCTTGACGATCTGAGCGGCACAAGCCTTGTCGAATGAAATTGAAACGCTTCCGCTGACATTTCCTGTAAAACCGACAATACCGGTAACATCGCCTGTGGCCATGTTGCCTTTTTTTACAAAAGGTTTTCCGGCCTTGGGAGTGACCATGGCCATCATTGTCAGAATATCAGAGGTTGCCTTGATAAAAGGCTTAGCCAATTCTACATTCATTATACGGACTCCTTGAAAATTATAAGCGCCACAACCTTTTATTTTGCAGACTTACCTGTGTCAATTTACGAAGTTGCAGGCAGTCACTCTCTTTTTGACCGGAGCATCCCGATCCTTTGTTGCCCGCAACAATATTCTGCGGAAAAGGTATCAACCTCCCTGCTGTTACTGCAAGTTAGCAGAAAAAGAGGATATCAACAAATTGTTTCATCGGCAATGGACAGTATGGCCGGTAATAAGCACGAAACGACAAAAACCGGCATTCGCAAAATACAATAAGACATCATGACCGAATATTGGACTTTACACTTATCTGTTTTTTGTTTTCGTCATTGTTCTGTGTTTGACCGGAGTTATATTTTTTCGTACTTAGTTAGGTCGCAAGGTTTGAACTCAATATCGGGCAGCAGCCGGAGCGGGGCTTTCCGGTCCGAAAGAATACAAGATCAAGGATAGAGCCAAATGTCAGAAAGCAATACCGAATCAAGTGTTGGAAAAAATTTCATCACCGCAATCATAGATAATGATAATGAAACAGGAAAATACGATGGCAGGGTTGCCACCCGTTTTCCTCCCGAACCGAACGGCTACCTGCATATAGGACACGCCAAATCCATATGTCTCAACTTCGGTCTAGCAATGGACTACAAAGGCACCTGCAACCTGCGCTTTGACGACACCAACCCGGTCAAGGAAGAAGTCGAATATGTGGAATCCATACAGGAAGACGTCCACTGGCTCGGGTTCGACTGGGAGGACCGCAAATTTTATTCCTCCGACTATTTCGGCAAACTGTACGACTTCGCCGTACAGCTGATCAAGGGCGGACACGCATACGTGGACAGCCTGAGTGCGGAAGAAATACGTGAATACAGGGGAACACTCACTGAACCGGGCAAAAACAGCCCTTACCGGGACCGCTCAGTGGATGAGAACCTCGAATTGTTCGAAAAGATGAAAAACGGTGAATTCGCAGACGGTGAACATGTCCTGCGGGCCAAAATAGATATGGCTGCTCCGAATGTGATTCTGCGCGACCCGACAATATACCGCATCAGAAAAGCGCACCACCACAGGACCGGGGACGACTGGTGCATCTACCCTATGTACGACTTCACTCATTGCATTTCCGACTCTCTGGAAGGAATAACCCACTCTATCTGTACACTTGAATTCGAAAACAACCGTGCTCTTTACGACTGGGTTCTGGAAACTCTCGGAGTATACAGGCCGCAGCAGATTGAATTCGCCAGACTTAATCTGAGCTACACGGTAATGAGTAAACGCAGACTGATCCAGCTTGTCGAGGAAGGCCATGTTTCCGGATGGGACGACCCCCGCATGCCCACAATTTCGGGCATGAGAAGACGCGGATACTCTCCGGCATCCATCCGCAATTTCTGCGAACGCATCGGAGTGGCCAAGGCAGCCAACATGGTTGATTTCGCCCTGCTGGAATTTTCCGTGAGAGAAGACCTCAATGCCCACTCTCCCAGATTCATGGGTGTGATCAACCCCATTCGTCTGGTTATCGAGAACTATCCCGAGGACAAGACCGAAGAATTCGAATGCCAGAATAATCCTGAAAATCCGGAAGCAGGAACACGCATGGTTCCTTTTTCCCGCACACTGTACATTGAGCGGGATGATTTCATGGAAGACGCTCCCAAAAAATTCTTCCGTCTCTCGGTCGGCAGGGAAGTCCGCCTCAGGGCTGCCTATTACGTAACCTGCACCGGAGTTATCAAGGACGAAAACGGTGAGGTGGTCGAACTGCGCTGCACCTATGACCCTGAAACAAGGGGAGGCTGGTCCAAGGACGGCCGCAAAGTCAAAGGGACCATTCACTGGGTATCGGTTGAACACGCGGTGGAAGCGGAAGTCCGTCTTTACGAGCACCTGTTCACCAAGGAAAATCCCATGGACAACAAGGACGGCTCAGACTTCAAGGCCCACATCAACCCGGATTCTCTGGAAGTCCGTCCAAATTGTTACGTGGAACCGGCGCTCGACAAGGTTGAGCCTGGATTCCGCTGCCAGTTCGAGAGGATCGGATATTTTTGTTCCGACCCGGACTCGACCCCGGAAAAGCCGGTATTCAACAGGACCGTAGGTCTTAGGGATACATGGAAAAAAATTGAGAAAAAACAGCAGAAATAGCAAAACTGCATAAGCGTATGAAGATAAAAAGCGGGGACCGGGCACGGCCCCCGCTTTTTTTTGCAAAGTACTGCGCCTGCAATTTTTTCATACGTAGTATATCTGGATGAATATTTCCTCAAAAAGTGTTATCCGTATGGATATGCACTGTCATTCAAGCTGATTCGATTGTACTTTGATCCGGAGGTTGCACATGAGCACCGAAACAAACAGCCCCAAACTGGCCATTGCCATTGCCGGAAGAAACAACGTGGGCAAGTCATCCATAATACGCGCACTATCAGGAATTGAAGCCGACGAAGTGGCTCCGATAGCCCATGAAGACGAGATGTACCCGCTGACCAGGACTGAGATTCAGCCTCTTGGTCCCGTTACCATTTATGATACGGATGCCCATATTCCACACGACGACAGGGCCAAAGTCATCCGGGAGGGCCTCTACAGCGTAGACGTTGTTGTTATTGTCACCGACGATTCGGGGATAATGGACGAAGAGCGTGAGTTGACCTCGCTTCTGGGAGAACGCGGAATCCCCTGCGTGATGGTTTTCAACAAGGCGGATATAAGAAGGCCGAGCCTAGCGGACATGGAATTCTGCGGTTCAAGAGGTATCCGGTTCGTGGCGACCTCGACAGTGGACGGCCGAGGCATAGACCGACTCAAGAAGTCCATTACCGCCCTCGCTCCGGAAGAAAACATGCTCGACCCTGTCCTCGCCCGCGATCTGATGGGCAAAGGAGACTTCGTGATATGCGTTGTTTCCGAGGACCCGGTATCCCCCAAAGGAAGACTAGGGCTGCCTAAATCACAGGTTCTAAGAGAAATTCTGGATGCAGGCGGAATAGCTGTCATAGTAAAGGAAGGAGAACTGTATCAGACTATCTCCGGGCACAAACGCCGACCGGCACTGGTCATTGCAGACTCGCAGGCTGTGAAAAAAGTTATGGAGACCGTCCCCGGTGATGTTTCCATGACCACCTTCCCGATTCTGTTTGCCCGGCACAAAGGGAACCTTGAACAGCTTGTTCAGGGAGCAAACGCAATTGACACCCTTAAAGACGGCGACCGGGTGCTCATAGTGGAAGCCTGCCCGCACCACCCCAAGGCGGAAGACCTTGGAAAGGAAATGATCCCGGCGCGCATAGCAGGATACACAGGGCGCAATATAATTTTTGAATCCAAAACAGGATGCGGGCTTCCCCTTGACTTGAGCGCATACAAACTTGTGGTCCACTGCGGAGCCTGCATGGCAGACAGAGCGGACATGCTCAGAAGAATAAGGGATTGCGACCGCCAACAGGTACCCATCACCAACTACGGGCTTGCCGTGGCCAAAGTTGACGGTACCCTGAGCAGGCTGATTGAGCCTTTTTTCAAGGACGAAACTGAAGAGCGAAAAGAACTTACCGGGAAAATCAATGTTTACCGGGGCAGCAACTCAAAAGCCATGCATCTCGTTGTTCCTGCTGAAATTCATCCGGAAAAAGCGGTTCCTTTCAACCTGATGTATATTTTCGGAGACATTGAGGTAACGAAAAAGCATATCGGTTTTTCATCCCTGCCCTTTGCCCGCGGCGGACAGCAGAAGATAAAAAAATCCGTGGAGGAATACGGATACTGCTTTTACAAGTGGCCAGGCAGAGTGCTTGGAGCTGACCTGGGAGGACTGATTGATGAGGAAGAGGACAGCACCAGTTAACCGCAACCGCATGAAGGATATGGACTGAACCTGAATGAAAAAGACAGTGTCCCATCTGGCTCTGGCAGTAATACTGCTCGCGTTCGGACTGGCCTGTGCCTGCCCGTCCCCCTGCTTTGCACACAAGTTCGTTGTGGGTTTTGTTGCAAGCGGCTCGGCAATTGATGACGACTCTTTCAACAGCATGACCGTTGCAGGTTTGCGAAAGCTGGAAAAAAACAACCATGTACGGATTGAAGTCCGGCAGGGCGGCTTCTCCCTTGAGGAGCACAAAAAACAGATCAAATCGCTGCTTGATTGTGGGGCTCAGGTTATTGTCATCAATTTTTCATCTGATCTGGACAAACTTCTTGAATTCATAAGCCAATATCCCGAAATCCCGTTCATAATCAACGATGCAAGGGTCAGCGGATACGCCAATGTATCTTCAACCGTTTATAACCAGCGCATGGGCTCATGCCTGGTAGGGGCACTCTGTGCATGGCAGACCGCGACAGATCGGATAGGATTCATAGGGGCCAACGAGATGCCTATTATCAAGGATTTTCTCTGCGGCTTCAAAGAAGGAATCCGTCTTTCAGATCGCGATGTACAAATAGAGACGGCGTTCGTCCGCAGGGGAAACAACTGGGAAGGATTCGAAGACCCCGAACAGGCCAGCGTGATAGCAGCCCGCATGTACAACTCAGGAGTCGACATAATATACGCTGTTGCCGGACTGTCCGGCAACGGAGTTATTGCCGCGGCACGCAAAAGCGGAAACTACGTTATCGGGGTGGATTCGGATCAGGACGGCATTGCCAAGGGCACTGTTCTGACCAGTATGATGAAAAGGCTTGACGTTGCCGTATATAATGAAGTTCTGTCTGTGCTTGAGGGCAGGTTCATTCCCGGCCCCAAGGAATACAATATTTCAAACAATGGTATCGGGCTTACTGAAATGAAATATTCAAAAGACCTGATAGCAGAAGATGTTCTGCAAAAACTGGCAGAACTGAAAGAGAAGCTGTCCAAGGGGCTGATCCGGTTGGACTGCCCGGACAAATAGAACGGAGCACGCCTTTGCATGTTTGATTTTCTACGCATCAAAGCCAAAGCAATTGTCGGCCTGTTGCTTATACAGGCTGTAATTCTGATTGCTCTAGGGATACTTATAACAGCTTACCGCAGCAACGAGGTCTCCGATTCCCAACTCGCCCGAGGGGAAGGAATTGCTGCGTTGGTAGCCACATCCAGCGGCGACCCCATAGTCAAATTCCAGAATCACAAAATACGGGAACTGGTCAAAAGTGCCTGTTCGACCGAACATATCTTTTTTTGTGCCGTGTATACGCCAAAAGGGGAAATATTCAGCGAATACTACACCGCAGACAAATCCGATTACCCTGAAGACAAAACGGTTTTTGTGCAAAAGAGAATTATCCGGGACGGAGAATATCTGGGATACGTAAGAGTCGGGGTCCTCAAAAATGCAGATACGGAAAACAGGGGCTTCTTTCTGAAAATTATGCTGCCTGCTTTGGCTGCCGCCTTCGTCTTCGGGGGGCTGGCTATGATATTTTTCCTCGGAAAATCAATACTTAATCCGGTCATCAAACTTTCCCGCCAGGCACAGGACATAGCGGAGGAAAAATATACGGAATCCGGAGATAATGGCCGCAAGGATGAAATAGGCGAACTGGCCCGCTCCCTGAACACTCTTGCAACCAAATTTTCACAACTGCAGAATGATCTTGACCAGCAGGTGCGCAACAGGACCGAGGAACTGAACATTTCCAACCGCAAACTCAGCGACGAGATTCTTGAACACGGTGAAATCGAAGCCCACCTTAAGACAACTCTTGAACAGCTTTCTTTTTCCATGAAGCAACTGGAAAAAGCACGGGAAAAGGCAGAAAAGTCCAGCCGATTCAAAAGTGAATTTCTGGCCATGATAAGCCACGAAATCAGAACACCCATGAATGCCATACTAGGTATGGGTGAGTTGCTTCAGGAAACCGAACTGGATGCAGAGCAGTTGGGGTATGTGGAAATATTTCGGGGTTCCGGAGAAATCCTCTTAAAGATCATCAACGATATTCTTGACTTCGTACAAATAGAATCAGGCCTGATAGAACTGGTTCCCGTTCCGTTCAACCCCTCAGAGGATATGCAGAGCGTGTGCAAAAGCATGGCCCATTCCGCGCACGCCAAAGACATAGAAATAATCTGTGATGTGGACCGGAGTGTTCCCCATCAGGTCATGGGCGATCCCGTCCGGGTCCGTCAGATACTGATGAATATCATCGCAAACGCCATCAAGTACACCTCAAGCGGAGAAGTTGCCATTCGGCTGACCCTTGAAGAATCCGCTAATGATTACGACAGGCTTCTATACACTGTCAGAGATACCGGGGCAGGCATTCCCGATGGTATACAAGGCAATATTTTCGACAGCTTTGTTCAGGCCGACAGCACAACCGCCAGAGAATACGGCGGAATAGGGCTGGGTCTTGCAGCAGCATCCAGGCTGGCAGACCTCATGGATGGAGAAATCAGATTTGAAAGCGCAAGGGGGAAAGGGACCGTCTTCTACTTTTCCATACCCTTCAAAAAATCATCCTATGAAACGGCCGGGAACGTGGCCGACTTTTCCGACGTGAAGGTTCTGCTGGTGGACGACAACCGCACCGTAAGGGAGGTCATGGGCAGAAGGCTCCTGACCTTCGGTATTGAAGCATCAATGGCGGCAGACGGAAACGAAGGTCTGGAATTCCTGAAAGCATCTTCAAGCGGCAAAGAAGAATACGACATGATTTTTATCGACAGCGAAATGCCGGACATGTCGGGTATTGAATTTCTGAAAAGAGCGCAGCAGGAAAAAATAATTTCCGGACTGTCGGCAATAATGTTTTCAGCAGGCTGCTCCGAAGAGGAAAGACGCAATGCCAGGGAGGCAGGAGCGGACCAGACACTGATCAAGCCTGTTTTCGATGCGGACATTCTGCGCTGCCTGCAGGCTGCGGACGAAAGAGAAAAACCGATAAAGGATAAGCCGGGAACGGGAATGAA
This window harbors:
- a CDS encoding helix-turn-helix domain-containing protein — protein: MISGEASIGRKFPEQDEMKGMSAESLLRILGDEAAERLMYYWGGARVSVPGIKDLSRVRLRERIRQAYADGATPAQIAERFGISVRTAQRLRAHQTDIE
- a CDS encoding chemotaxis protein CheX, which gives rise to MNVELAKPFIKATSDILTMMAMVTPKAGKPFVKKGNMATGDVTGIVGFTGNVSGSVSISFDKACAAQIVKNMLGDDIQDIVQDVKDAVGEITNMVSGQARAGLTEMGYKLQGSTPTVIMGDNHTIAHVTAGPVMAIPFTTEHGGFTIEFGFD
- a CDS encoding S24 family peptidase, which gives rise to MSFYTDMVEGLKSMIGPGKKYTNPTQMAKACGVAPNQIIRYIRQERGKHIQVVAKVLDEVGARIVFPGGTPECPNTGFTTVQEGITRPDESGESLTPSGSESRIAFAADRLADMGSADDMIFVNVTGDAMSPRIEDGDGIIVDQSQRELYEGRIYAFRIDREIVIRRVAKEPGKIILVSDNRDSEPRTISLQIGDEFRGWAALGRVVFVAKDLA
- the groES gene encoding co-chaperone GroES — its product is MKLKPLNDRVLVRRLEVEEKTVGGIIIPDSAKEKPLKGEVVAAGPGKVDDDGARIAMGIKEGDAVLFAKYAGTEISIDGVDHLIMREDDILAVVE
- the hydF gene encoding [FeFe] hydrogenase H-cluster maturation GTPase HydF, which gives rise to MSTETNSPKLAIAIAGRNNVGKSSIIRALSGIEADEVAPIAHEDEMYPLTRTEIQPLGPVTIYDTDAHIPHDDRAKVIREGLYSVDVVVIVTDDSGIMDEERELTSLLGERGIPCVMVFNKADIRRPSLADMEFCGSRGIRFVATSTVDGRGIDRLKKSITALAPEENMLDPVLARDLMGKGDFVICVVSEDPVSPKGRLGLPKSQVLREILDAGGIAVIVKEGELYQTISGHKRRPALVIADSQAVKKVMETVPGDVSMTTFPILFARHKGNLEQLVQGANAIDTLKDGDRVLIVEACPHHPKAEDLGKEMIPARIAGYTGRNIIFESKTGCGLPLDLSAYKLVVHCGACMADRADMLRRIRDCDRQQVPITNYGLAVAKVDGTLSRLIEPFFKDETEERKELTGKINVYRGSNSKAMHLVVPAEIHPEKAVPFNLMYIFGDIEVTKKHIGFSSLPFARGGQQKIKKSVEEYGYCFYKWPGRVLGADLGGLIDEEEDSTS
- a CDS encoding glutamine--tRNA ligase/YqeY domain fusion protein, which gives rise to MSESNTESSVGKNFITAIIDNDNETGKYDGRVATRFPPEPNGYLHIGHAKSICLNFGLAMDYKGTCNLRFDDTNPVKEEVEYVESIQEDVHWLGFDWEDRKFYSSDYFGKLYDFAVQLIKGGHAYVDSLSAEEIREYRGTLTEPGKNSPYRDRSVDENLELFEKMKNGEFADGEHVLRAKIDMAAPNVILRDPTIYRIRKAHHHRTGDDWCIYPMYDFTHCISDSLEGITHSICTLEFENNRALYDWVLETLGVYRPQQIEFARLNLSYTVMSKRRLIQLVEEGHVSGWDDPRMPTISGMRRRGYSPASIRNFCERIGVAKAANMVDFALLEFSVREDLNAHSPRFMGVINPIRLVIENYPEDKTEEFECQNNPENPEAGTRMVPFSRTLYIERDDFMEDAPKKFFRLSVGREVRLRAAYYVTCTGVIKDENGEVVELRCTYDPETRGGWSKDGRKVKGTIHWVSVEHAVEAEVRLYEHLFTKENPMDNKDGSDFKAHINPDSLEVRPNCYVEPALDKVEPGFRCQFERIGYFCSDPDSTPEKPVFNRTVGLRDTWKKIEKKQQK
- a CDS encoding BMP family ABC transporter substrate-binding protein, whose protein sequence is MKKTVSHLALAVILLAFGLACACPSPCFAHKFVVGFVASGSAIDDDSFNSMTVAGLRKLEKNNHVRIEVRQGGFSLEEHKKQIKSLLDCGAQVIVINFSSDLDKLLEFISQYPEIPFIINDARVSGYANVSSTVYNQRMGSCLVGALCAWQTATDRIGFIGANEMPIIKDFLCGFKEGIRLSDRDVQIETAFVRRGNNWEGFEDPEQASVIAARMYNSGVDIIYAVAGLSGNGVIAAARKSGNYVIGVDSDQDGIAKGTVLTSMMKRLDVAVYNEVLSVLEGRFIPGPKEYNISNNGIGLTEMKYSKDLIAEDVLQKLAELKEKLSKGLIRLDCPDK
- a CDS encoding diguanylate cyclase; translation: MNKKKFPVIKRFAIRFLPVAVFILAVAVIVHINQRAQYVESVRSNELSMIYSDYITMTGWLESGIEDVSFLAGLVEKKMCRAGASPACMDDIADTFTTFAQENRNCVQVRLLSSQGQELVRINVEEGKASRVEKKQLQDKSGRDYFRDSKGIGKGVYVSAFDLNIEFGKISEPRLPVIRFMKNIFGRENEPLGVLVINLSGNSLLEFIKKTSESSFGWCGLANKSGGWLVAPERSLDWLFLFGEKSGYMMDTFPHEWELIRKGNSGQFTSGEGLFTYDTVKPSSFSSSFKHNVIFNENWKIIGMVDESNLVAPFSNVTIALFGLLYLMSGFFFWRMTVSTLESEKMREALEESERRFMDVADAAGEFIWETGPDGCFVFVTGRAGDILGYSAEELIGRSPFDFVDEESSWEVRKEFLDAAHNGNSFNGLVFKFVNREGRKLWLEFNGVPVFDAQGTVTGFRGATSDITAQQKALQDLTDRENMLQSISDSVQDALVLMDENGLVHFWNQAAESIFGYTSEEMLGESLRCCILEEDNEDISGTEEGADGVEGLFSRHGSFTVNVRRKTGKIFPAEVLLSPLRKDEQWWVVGTIRDVTERKEAEDKLRKLATTDPLTGLANRRHFMESAEEALERSLRYGHELSLMMMDIDFFKNVNDMYGHDAGDDVLKGLAAAGLKILRQIDVFGRIGGEEFSILLPDTGLEGARIVAERLRQEIEKTRMITRSGELTITVSIGVANLNEQTRSLEHLLKAADIGLYAAKHAGRNRVEIQISPDGSVEKK